The Cystobacter ferrugineus genome includes a window with the following:
- a CDS encoding DUF3209 family protein, giving the protein MACHELAALRLALMNILGVDDAAERQHELAELGSAAETPGPVRSLMQARDMAGMLRFFEASLVELQEKVSATRADDPKMPYLRSLLVLTKSVELELRRQNESLQRLWRDLEEVHDFTHEIYPRD; this is encoded by the coding sequence ATGGCCTGTCATGAACTGGCGGCGCTGCGGTTGGCGCTGATGAACATCCTGGGAGTGGACGATGCCGCCGAGCGGCAGCACGAGCTGGCCGAGCTGGGCAGCGCGGCGGAGACGCCGGGGCCGGTGCGCTCGCTGATGCAGGCGCGCGACATGGCGGGCATGCTGCGCTTCTTCGAGGCCTCCCTGGTGGAGCTGCAGGAGAAGGTCTCCGCGACCCGGGCGGATGATCCGAAGATGCCCTACCTGCGCTCGCTCCTCGTGCTGACCAAGTCGGTGGAGCTGGAGCTGCGGCGCCAGAACGAGTCACTCCAGCGGCTGTGGCGCGACCTCGAGGAGGTGCACGACTTCACCCACGAAATCTACCCGAGGGACTAG
- a CDS encoding cobalt-precorrin-5B (C(1))-methyltransferase, producing MSEAPPPRDKRGSRTGFTTGACAAAAAKAATRVLARGERLTQVETTLPNRQTVTFALHRCEWDGEKALCSVIKDAGDDPDCTHGAELVAEVRLTDDEGRVVLERGEGVGIVTKEGLGLEVGSPAINPVPRRNITDMVLEELPEGRGAIVTIHVPKGEEMALQTLNARLGILGGISILGTSGIVRPYSTSAYKASVVQAIDVARTRGNTELVFTTGGKSEKYAMGLLPHLPEETFIQVGDFIGVAIRHAARRQAACVHIVGMMGKLSKMADGRMQTHAAGSEVNMELLASLAAEAGAPEKLVADIRAANTARHVLELCAANGLTHITGLVCQRVVEQCTRHAGAPLEVRAVLVDFNGTLLGQYPERRHAA from the coding sequence ATGAGCGAAGCGCCTCCTCCTCGGGACAAGCGCGGCTCACGCACCGGTTTCACCACCGGGGCCTGTGCCGCCGCGGCCGCCAAGGCGGCCACCCGCGTGCTGGCGCGCGGCGAGCGTCTCACCCAAGTGGAGACGACGCTGCCCAACCGGCAGACGGTGACGTTCGCCCTGCACCGTTGCGAGTGGGATGGGGAGAAAGCCCTTTGCAGTGTCATCAAGGACGCCGGGGATGATCCGGACTGCACCCACGGCGCGGAGCTGGTCGCCGAGGTGCGGCTGACGGACGACGAAGGCCGGGTGGTGCTCGAGCGGGGCGAGGGCGTGGGGATCGTCACCAAGGAGGGGTTGGGACTCGAGGTGGGCAGTCCAGCCATCAACCCGGTGCCGCGCCGCAACATCACCGACATGGTGCTGGAGGAGCTGCCCGAGGGACGGGGCGCCATCGTCACCATTCACGTCCCCAAAGGTGAGGAGATGGCCCTGCAGACGCTCAACGCGCGCCTGGGCATTCTCGGTGGCATCTCCATCCTCGGCACCAGTGGCATCGTCCGGCCGTACTCCACGTCCGCCTACAAGGCGAGCGTGGTGCAGGCCATCGACGTGGCGCGGACGCGCGGCAACACCGAGCTCGTCTTCACCACGGGAGGCAAGTCGGAGAAGTACGCCATGGGCCTGTTGCCCCACCTGCCGGAGGAGACCTTCATCCAGGTGGGCGACTTCATCGGCGTGGCCATCCGCCATGCCGCCCGGCGCCAGGCGGCGTGTGTCCACATCGTGGGGATGATGGGCAAGCTGTCCAAGATGGCCGATGGGCGCATGCAGACGCACGCGGCCGGCTCCGAGGTGAACATGGAGCTGCTGGCCAGCCTGGCCGCCGAGGCGGGGGCGCCGGAGAAGCTGGTGGCCGACATCCGGGCCGCCAACACCGCCCGCCACGTGCTCGAGCTGTGCGCGGCCAACGGCCTCACCCACATCACCGGACTGGTGTGCCAGCGCGTCGTCGAGCAGTGCACCCGCCATGCGGGGGCGCCGCTCGAGGTTCGCGCCGTCCTCGTGGATTTCAACGGAACCCTGCTCGGGCAGTACCCGGAGAGGAGACACGCGGCATGA
- a CDS encoding FAD-dependent oxidoreductase: protein MAVSRTARILSSAPVGERGRLLHLRLQGEEELGFTGGQYLIFNTGVPRADGKAHKRAYSLVSSDADQRTFHICVYRLAEGPGSAMLHEAPVGAELPFSGPWGSFLPDDSTPRNTLVVATDSGITAALGLVHGRAFAPQRERTRLLWFSESPTVFLPADKAREDVEALGCRFQHQDCPPPGHPERIAHIQALALEAARAHAPERVYLVGDGAVLSPLRQALVESGLAMEAIRMECFFNNPSKKAAG, encoded by the coding sequence ATGGCCGTCTCCCGCACCGCTCGCATCCTCTCCTCCGCGCCCGTGGGCGAGCGCGGGAGGCTCCTCCACCTGCGACTTCAGGGCGAGGAGGAGCTGGGCTTCACCGGAGGCCAGTACCTCATCTTCAACACCGGTGTGCCGCGCGCCGACGGCAAGGCGCACAAGCGGGCCTACTCGCTGGTGTCGAGCGACGCGGACCAGCGCACCTTCCACATCTGTGTCTACCGGCTCGCCGAGGGCCCCGGCTCGGCGATGCTGCACGAGGCTCCGGTGGGCGCGGAGCTGCCGTTCAGCGGGCCGTGGGGCAGCTTCCTCCCGGATGACTCCACGCCCCGGAACACGCTGGTGGTGGCCACCGACAGCGGCATCACCGCCGCGCTGGGGCTGGTGCACGGCCGCGCCTTCGCCCCGCAGCGCGAGCGGACGCGGCTGCTGTGGTTCTCCGAGTCGCCCACGGTGTTCCTGCCCGCCGATAAGGCTCGCGAGGACGTGGAGGCGCTGGGCTGCCGTTTCCAGCACCAGGACTGCCCACCGCCGGGCCATCCGGAACGCATCGCGCACATCCAGGCGTTGGCCCTGGAGGCCGCGCGCGCCCATGCGCCCGAGCGCGTCTACCTCGTCGGGGATGGGGCGGTGTTGAGCCCGTTGCGGCAGGCCCTGGTGGAGTCCGGACTGGCGATGGAGGCCATCCGGATGGAGTGCTTCTTCAACAATCCCTCCAAGAAGGCCGCGGGATGA